The following proteins come from a genomic window of Miscanthus floridulus cultivar M001 chromosome 2, ASM1932011v1, whole genome shotgun sequence:
- the LOC136525808 gene encoding pentatricopeptide repeat-containing protein At1g03100, mitochondrial isoform X2, with the protein MKMLCVGSSRYYSSHAVSSLLVGPRRLFARDSPHYVDSKCHGTNQSRDNSTKILKPELNIGSCGACFSTVTGTILVQAHDPSQLALEIENAIDQQRFDDAWRAYEKHVHMDGLPRKSVLSKLITGLAESCDPHRLKQSYNVVSHAFEEKQELLDKEPLIYLSLSLARCALPDLAINVVRKLVKMEAYPPVAAWSAILAHMCQTNTGAFLGADLIMELGYLFQNNRVDPRKKSNRPLLSMKPNSFTFNIVLTASLLFGTTRKAEQLLELMPRIGVKPEVNLLIVMAHIYERNGRRDEIQKLKRHVDEACGLSESEFRQFYDCLLSCHLKFGHLDHAVDMVLDMLRKGKNAKRSLEAAKAVLEAVENRKFYFPYEKTDAENPCSSNSQMLSYASFFKDNSFARLELDARELVRLLTDELQEQVGLVKSEHGILHPTETMYAKLVKAFLEADKISALASFLVKASKEDSPVSVESSFVVQVINACISLGLLEQAHDLLDEMRFSGIRVGSSIYSSLLKAYCKEGQHEDDITALLKDAQQAGIQLDASCYEDLIQSRVNHSNTTGALHLFKELKNLNVLKDGHKEFQRLVQGSDDNEAALMTKLVEEVRSGHMVDHAVHEWNNVIHFFCKKRLMHDAHRALNKMRASGHVPNAQTFHSLITAYAAIGGKYVEVTDLWGEMKLLASSSSMKFDQELLDSLLYCFVRGGFFLRAMEVTEMMEKREMFIDKYKYKSLWLKYHRTLYKGKAPKVQTEAQLKRREAAINFKKWIGLT; encoded by the coding sequence GAAAATGCTTTGTGTTGGAAGTTCAAGATATTATTCAAGCCATGCTGTATCTTCATTACTTGTTGGTCCACGACGTTTGTTTGCTCGTGACAGCCCACACTACGTCGACTCCAAGTGTCATGGGACTAACCAAAGTAGGGATAATAGTACAAAAATCTTGAAACCAGAGCTAAATATTGGTAGTTGTGGTGCTTGCTTTTCCACTGTGACAGGAACTATTCTAGTCCAAGCTCATGATCCATCTCAGCTAGCATTGGAAATAGAGAATGCAATTGATCAGCAGAGATTTGACGATGCATGGAGGGCTTATGAGAAGCATGTTCACATGGATGGACTTCCAAGAAAGTCTGTTTTGAGCAAGCTCATCACTGGCTTGGCAGAGAGCTGTGATCCTCACCGGCTTAAGCAGTCCTACAATGTGGTTAGTCATGCATTTGAAGAGAAGCAAGAATTGTTGGATAAGGAACCCCTAATTTACCTATCCCTCAGTCTTGCACGCTGTGCTCTGCCTGATCTTGCTATAAATGTTGTGAGGAAGTTGGTAAAGATGGAAGCATACCCACCTGTTGCAGCATGGTCGGCAATTTTAGCTCATATGTGTCAAACTAACACTGGTGCATTTCTCGGTGCAGACCTCATAATGGAGCTTGGTTATCTTTTCCAGAATAATAGAGTTGATCCACGGAAGAAGAGTAACCGTCCTTTGCTATCAATGAAACCCAATTCATTTACATTCAACATAGTTTTGACTGCATCCCTCTTGTTTGGCACTACAAGAAAAGCAGAGCAGCTTCTTGAACTAATGCCTAGGATAGGGGTGAAGCCTGAAGTCAACTTGTTGATTGTTATGGCTCACATATATGAAAGGAATGGGCGCAGAGATGAGATTCAGAAGTTAAAGAGGCATGTTGATGAAGCTTGTGGTCTTAGTGAATCAGAGTTCAGGCAGTTTTATGATTGCCTGCTCTCCTGTCATTTGAAATTTGGACATTTGGATCATGCAGTTGATATGGTGTTGGATATGCTTAGGAAAGGTAAGAATGCAAAGCGGTCATTGGAAGCAGCTAAAGCCGTTCTTGAAGCTGTTGAAaatagaaaattttattttccttatGAGAAAACTGATGCTGAAAACCCATGCTCTTCTAATAGCCAAATGCTAAGTTATGCTTCATTCTTCAAAGACAACAGCTTTGCGAGACTTGAATTGGATGCAAGAGAATTAGTCAGGCTATTAACAGATGAGCTGCAGGAACAGGTTGGACTGGTGAAATCTGAGCATGGCATTCTCCATCCAACTGAAACAATGTATGCCAAGCTTGTTAAAGCTTTTCTGGAAGCAGATAAGATCAGTGCATTGGCATCGTTTCTTGTGAAAGCAAGCAAAGAAGATTCTCCTGTTTCTGTTGAAAGCTCCTTTGTTGTTCAAGTGATAAATGCATGCATTTCTCTTGGGTTATTAGAGCAAGCACATGATCTTCTGGATGAAATGAGATTTTCTGGAATTAGGGTTGGTTCATCCATTTATTCATCACTCCTAAAAGCCTATTGCAAAGAGGGACAACATGAAGATGACATAACTGCACTTTTGAAGGATGCTCAACAAGCTGGCATTCAGCTTGATGCAAGCTGCTATGAGGATTTGATACAATCTAGGGTGAATCACAGTAACACCACAGGTGCTCTCCATCTTTTTAAAGAATTAAAGAATTTGAATGTTCTGAAAGATGGTCACAAGGAATTTCAGAGATTAGTGCAAGGCTCAGATGACAATGAAGCTGCTTTGATGACCAAGCTAGTGGAGGAAGTCAGGAGTGGTCATATGGTTGATCATGCTGTTCATGAATGGAATAATGTTATCCATTTCTTCTGCAAGAAGAGATTGATGCATGATGCTCACAGAGCACTGAACAAGATGCGAGCTTCTGGCCATGTGCCAAATGCACAAACTTTTCATTCTTTAATAACTGCTTATGCTGCCATTGGTGGCAAATATGTGGAAGTGACAGATTTGTGGGGTGAAATGAAACTTCTGGCTAGTTCAAGTTCTATGAAATTTGATCAGGAGCTCTTAGACTCTCTGCTGTATTGCTTTGTGAGAGGTGGTTTCTTCCTTCGAGCCATGGAAGTTACAGAGATGATGGAGAAAAGAGAGATGTTTATAGACAAATACAAATACAAGTCATTGTGGCTTAAATACCACAGAACATTGTACAAAGGTAAGGCTCCCAAGGTGCAAACAGAAGCACAACTAAAAAGGCGAGAAGCAGCAATAAATTTCAAGAAATGGATTGGGTTGACATGA
- the LOC136525808 gene encoding pentatricopeptide repeat-containing protein At1g03100, mitochondrial isoform X1, with product MSSRYILETMRTRSRKMLCVGSSRYYSSHAVSSLLVGPRRLFARDSPHYVDSKCHGTNQSRDNSTKILKPELNIGSCGACFSTVTGTILVQAHDPSQLALEIENAIDQQRFDDAWRAYEKHVHMDGLPRKSVLSKLITGLAESCDPHRLKQSYNVVSHAFEEKQELLDKEPLIYLSLSLARCALPDLAINVVRKLVKMEAYPPVAAWSAILAHMCQTNTGAFLGADLIMELGYLFQNNRVDPRKKSNRPLLSMKPNSFTFNIVLTASLLFGTTRKAEQLLELMPRIGVKPEVNLLIVMAHIYERNGRRDEIQKLKRHVDEACGLSESEFRQFYDCLLSCHLKFGHLDHAVDMVLDMLRKGKNAKRSLEAAKAVLEAVENRKFYFPYEKTDAENPCSSNSQMLSYASFFKDNSFARLELDARELVRLLTDELQEQVGLVKSEHGILHPTETMYAKLVKAFLEADKISALASFLVKASKEDSPVSVESSFVVQVINACISLGLLEQAHDLLDEMRFSGIRVGSSIYSSLLKAYCKEGQHEDDITALLKDAQQAGIQLDASCYEDLIQSRVNHSNTTGALHLFKELKNLNVLKDGHKEFQRLVQGSDDNEAALMTKLVEEVRSGHMVDHAVHEWNNVIHFFCKKRLMHDAHRALNKMRASGHVPNAQTFHSLITAYAAIGGKYVEVTDLWGEMKLLASSSSMKFDQELLDSLLYCFVRGGFFLRAMEVTEMMEKREMFIDKYKYKSLWLKYHRTLYKGKAPKVQTEAQLKRREAAINFKKWIGLT from the coding sequence GAAAATGCTTTGTGTTGGAAGTTCAAGATATTATTCAAGCCATGCTGTATCTTCATTACTTGTTGGTCCACGACGTTTGTTTGCTCGTGACAGCCCACACTACGTCGACTCCAAGTGTCATGGGACTAACCAAAGTAGGGATAATAGTACAAAAATCTTGAAACCAGAGCTAAATATTGGTAGTTGTGGTGCTTGCTTTTCCACTGTGACAGGAACTATTCTAGTCCAAGCTCATGATCCATCTCAGCTAGCATTGGAAATAGAGAATGCAATTGATCAGCAGAGATTTGACGATGCATGGAGGGCTTATGAGAAGCATGTTCACATGGATGGACTTCCAAGAAAGTCTGTTTTGAGCAAGCTCATCACTGGCTTGGCAGAGAGCTGTGATCCTCACCGGCTTAAGCAGTCCTACAATGTGGTTAGTCATGCATTTGAAGAGAAGCAAGAATTGTTGGATAAGGAACCCCTAATTTACCTATCCCTCAGTCTTGCACGCTGTGCTCTGCCTGATCTTGCTATAAATGTTGTGAGGAAGTTGGTAAAGATGGAAGCATACCCACCTGTTGCAGCATGGTCGGCAATTTTAGCTCATATGTGTCAAACTAACACTGGTGCATTTCTCGGTGCAGACCTCATAATGGAGCTTGGTTATCTTTTCCAGAATAATAGAGTTGATCCACGGAAGAAGAGTAACCGTCCTTTGCTATCAATGAAACCCAATTCATTTACATTCAACATAGTTTTGACTGCATCCCTCTTGTTTGGCACTACAAGAAAAGCAGAGCAGCTTCTTGAACTAATGCCTAGGATAGGGGTGAAGCCTGAAGTCAACTTGTTGATTGTTATGGCTCACATATATGAAAGGAATGGGCGCAGAGATGAGATTCAGAAGTTAAAGAGGCATGTTGATGAAGCTTGTGGTCTTAGTGAATCAGAGTTCAGGCAGTTTTATGATTGCCTGCTCTCCTGTCATTTGAAATTTGGACATTTGGATCATGCAGTTGATATGGTGTTGGATATGCTTAGGAAAGGTAAGAATGCAAAGCGGTCATTGGAAGCAGCTAAAGCCGTTCTTGAAGCTGTTGAAaatagaaaattttattttccttatGAGAAAACTGATGCTGAAAACCCATGCTCTTCTAATAGCCAAATGCTAAGTTATGCTTCATTCTTCAAAGACAACAGCTTTGCGAGACTTGAATTGGATGCAAGAGAATTAGTCAGGCTATTAACAGATGAGCTGCAGGAACAGGTTGGACTGGTGAAATCTGAGCATGGCATTCTCCATCCAACTGAAACAATGTATGCCAAGCTTGTTAAAGCTTTTCTGGAAGCAGATAAGATCAGTGCATTGGCATCGTTTCTTGTGAAAGCAAGCAAAGAAGATTCTCCTGTTTCTGTTGAAAGCTCCTTTGTTGTTCAAGTGATAAATGCATGCATTTCTCTTGGGTTATTAGAGCAAGCACATGATCTTCTGGATGAAATGAGATTTTCTGGAATTAGGGTTGGTTCATCCATTTATTCATCACTCCTAAAAGCCTATTGCAAAGAGGGACAACATGAAGATGACATAACTGCACTTTTGAAGGATGCTCAACAAGCTGGCATTCAGCTTGATGCAAGCTGCTATGAGGATTTGATACAATCTAGGGTGAATCACAGTAACACCACAGGTGCTCTCCATCTTTTTAAAGAATTAAAGAATTTGAATGTTCTGAAAGATGGTCACAAGGAATTTCAGAGATTAGTGCAAGGCTCAGATGACAATGAAGCTGCTTTGATGACCAAGCTAGTGGAGGAAGTCAGGAGTGGTCATATGGTTGATCATGCTGTTCATGAATGGAATAATGTTATCCATTTCTTCTGCAAGAAGAGATTGATGCATGATGCTCACAGAGCACTGAACAAGATGCGAGCTTCTGGCCATGTGCCAAATGCACAAACTTTTCATTCTTTAATAACTGCTTATGCTGCCATTGGTGGCAAATATGTGGAAGTGACAGATTTGTGGGGTGAAATGAAACTTCTGGCTAGTTCAAGTTCTATGAAATTTGATCAGGAGCTCTTAGACTCTCTGCTGTATTGCTTTGTGAGAGGTGGTTTCTTCCTTCGAGCCATGGAAGTTACAGAGATGATGGAGAAAAGAGAGATGTTTATAGACAAATACAAATACAAGTCATTGTGGCTTAAATACCACAGAACATTGTACAAAGGTAAGGCTCCCAAGGTGCAAACAGAAGCACAACTAAAAAGGCGAGAAGCAGCAATAAATTTCAAGAAATGGATTGGGTTGACATGA
- the LOC136536685 gene encoding uncharacterized protein — translation MHTEALYANEVEQRDDENQNTSADGDKEPKKRKGTVLTHVWDLLDGDRIVVRCNKLGQPIGKEGGLLGQFLGTIARNGGYCPVGAKDRRKVKKDYGETIIQFVQTKFLYPHSCEKWIFKSIGRDWRKYKATLKKTLFNPKKKRSVLNKCCPDDIVEAEWKALVGYWKSEEGKTLSEKNKISHEMRKTTHAAGTKSYARWSEDMRQADPEKKQPHRAKVYLATHRKRGKGINEPVVQLENLLDTQPELAQNSEGGVAWEGDALHQVLGEEKAGQVHGMGLLPVPKQVYGRKTHHFKDINIVSLDGSSFDVEVHMLEEIRQLKEHSRMQDKVIEELKNNQRHNENQEATMGNCARSDHNNSQNQVLNSKRKRVQCGAPNQNEGFLKHRDELNKVTCEFEFSDDDNVLLSGEKCQSDNNDKEVEEAEAQAIFERHLHNDFAPTEFDSCQRSSATSRIIPKKQKGHHGGLVDTRTIAHQEVAHDKATSYRRQTPKRLSLMKVGSTVLLMTLKYPNKANVAYATLLSTNPEALVGGVKIGSQFYKVCINHPITKDEPLVRPMLGCDNIGDAHAKGVQIAWPSMFVEMING, via the exons ATGCATACTGAAGCACTATATGCTAACGAGGTTGAGCAGCGCGATGATGAGAACCAGAACACATCAG CTGATGGCGACAAAGAACCTAAAAAGCGAAAGGGGACTGTTTTAACACATGTTTGGGATCTACTTGATggagataggatagtagtaagatGTAATAAGCTTGGACAACCCATTGGAAAAGAAGGTGGCCTTTTAGGCCAATTTTTGGGCACCATAGCAAGAAATGGTGGTTACTGTCCGGTTGGTGCCAAAGATCGGAGAAAAGTTAAGAAAGACTATGGAGAAACCATCATTCAATTTGTACAG ACAAAGTTCTTGTATCCTCATTCATGTGAGAAATGGATATTCAAATCAAttggaagagattggagaaaaTACAAGGCAACATTAAAAAAGACACTATTTAATCCAAAGAAGAAAAGGTCTGTTTTGAACAAGTGTTGTCCAGATGATATTGTTGAAGCTGAATGGAAGGCCCTAGTAGGATACTGGAAGTCCGAAGAAGGAAAA ACCCTTAGTGAAAAGAACAAAATAAGTCATGAAATGAGGAAGACAACTCATGCAGCAGGTACAAAGAGTTATGCTCGTTGGTCTGAGGACATG AGGCAAGCTGATCCTGAAAAAAAACAGCCACATAGAGCAAAGGTTTATCTAGCCACTCACAGGAAAAGGGGAAAAGGGATAAATGAGCCAGTG GTTCAATTGGAAAATCTCCTAGACACACAACCAGAGTTAGCACAAAATAGTGAGGGCGGAGTTGCATGGGAAGGTGATGCATTACATCAGGTGTTGGGAGAAGAAAAAGCTGGACAAGTGCACGGCATGGGATTGCTTCCGGTTCCTAAACAAGTTTATGGTCGAAAAACACACCATTTTAAGGACATTAATATAGTTTCACTAGATGGCTCATCATTTGATGTAGAGGTTCACATGTTGGAGGAAATAAGGCAACTCAAAGAGCATTCTAGAATGCAAGACAAAGTTATCGAAGAACTAAAAAACAATCAGAGGCACAATGAGAACCAAGAAGCAACAATG GGAAATTGTGCTAGGAGTGATCACAACAATTCTCAGAATCAAGTACTGAATTCTAAAAGAAAG AGAGTCCAGTGTGGTGCACCCAACCAGAATGAGGGATTCCTCAAACATAGGGATGAATTG AATAAAGTAACATGTGAGTTTGAatttagtgatgatgataatgtacTTTTATCTGGAGAAAAG TGCCAAAGTGATAATAATGACAAGGAAGTAGAAGAAGCAGAAGCACAGGCAATATTTGAACGACACCTCCATAATGATTTTGCACCAACAGAG TTTGATTCTTGTCAAAGGAGTTCCGCCACAAGTAGAATAATACCAAAGAAACAAAAG GGACATCACGGAGGGCTTGTAGATACTAGAACCATTGCACACCAGGAGGTGGCTCATGACAAGGCTACAAGCTACAGGCGCCAAACACCTAAACGACTTTCTCTAATGAAG GTTGGGTCCACAGTGCTACTAATGACTTTGAAATATCCTAATAAGGCTAATGTGGCATATGCAACTCTCTTGAGCACTAATCCAGAAGCCCTAGTTGGTGGAGTTAAGATAGGAAGTCAATTCTACAAAGTGTGTATCAATCATCCTATAACAAAAGATGAGCCATTAGTGAGGCCTATGCTTGGGTGCGACAATATTGGTGATGCTCATGCCAAAGGAGTCCAAATTGCTTGGCCTTCGATGTTT GTTGAAATGATTAATGGTTGA